From Brienomyrus brachyistius isolate T26 chromosome 18, BBRACH_0.4, whole genome shotgun sequence, one genomic window encodes:
- the mettl16 gene encoding RNA N6-adenosine-methyltransferase mettl16 isoform X1: MALSKSMHPRNRYKDKPPDFAYLASKYPEFQQHVHTNLSGRVALNFKDPEAVRALTCTLLKEDFGLTIEIPLERLIPTVPLRLNYIHWVEDLIGAGPGDAPRRGIDIGTGASCIYPLLGATMNGWFFLATEVDNVCFSYAKKNVEQNSMSDLIKVVKVPQKTLLMDALKEESALVYDFCMCNPPFFANQLEAKGVNSRNSRRPPPSSVNTGGVTEIMAEGGELEFVKRIIHDSLQLKKRLRWYSCMLGKKCSLAPLKEELRKQGVPKVTHTEFCQGRTMRWALAWSFYEDVSVPSPPSKKRKLEKARKPLSFSLLLPTVKLLRARAPSIGCSTLGSLSVVTAWLEKILSDLRVSHKRVPSGQAERSLFLTAVENSWIHVRQKRRDQWRQLRELPRAPPCAGSAAPHTAESEPQPENPESPENHAIVGVELETGKSEANEDSVAAQAAHAGPLTQEVLCNTQEVDPDKQEVAPAPGSSMTSHSPGASQPFLFKCLTNVKLEGAGELAEEDEEEGDVIVQMHWVEGLNRDLMNQLCTYLKNTLLRLASSPL, translated from the exons ATGGCCTTGAGCAAGTCGATGCACCCCAGGAACCGATACAAAGACAAGCCTCCTGATTTTGCGTACCTGGCTTCCAAGTACCCGGAGTTTCAGCAGCATGTCCATACCAACCTGTCCGGCCGAGTCGC GCTGAACTTTAAGGATCCTGAGGCAGTGCGTGCCCTGACCTGCACACTCCTGAAAGAGGACTTTGGGCTGACCATTGAGATTCCACTAGAACGTCTGATCCCCACTGTCCCACTACGGCTCAACTATATCCACTGGGTGGAGGACCTGATCGGAGCCGGCCCAGGCGATGCCCCCCGCCGGGGAATTGACATTG GGACTGGAGCCTCGTGCATCTACCCCCTTTTGGGAGCCACCATGAATGGCTGGTTCTTCCTGGCCACTGAGGTGGACAACGTCTGCTTCAGCTACGCCAAGAAGAACGTGGAGCAGAACAGCATGTCTGACCTCATCAAAG TGGTCAAGGTTCCTCAGAAGACCTTGCTAATGGACGCCCTGAAGGAGGAGTCAGCCCTCGTTTATGACTTCTGCATGTGCAACCCACCCTTCTTCGCCAATCAGCTGGAGGCCAAG GGCGTGAACTCGAGGAACTCGCGGaggcccccacccagctctgtgAACACCGGGGGCGTGACAGAGATCATGGCCGAGGGGGGCGAGCTGGAATTCGTCAAGAGGATTATCCATGACAGCCTGCAGCTGAAGAAGAGGCTGAG GTGGTACAGTTGCATGCTTGGAAAGAAGTGCAGCCTGGCGCCTTTGAAGGAAGAGCTGAGGAAGCAGGGG GTACCCaaggtgacccacacagagttTTGTCAGGGCCGGACCATGCGATGGGCACTGGCATGGAGTTTCTACGAGGACGTCAGCGTGCCG TCTCCGCCGTCAAAGAAGAGGAAACTGGAGAAGGCCCGCAAGCCTCTGTCTTTCTCATTGCTGCTTCCTACCGTAAAGCTGCTGAGGGCTAGGGCACCATCCATCGGCTGTTCCACCCTTGGGAGCTTGAGCGTGGTCACCGCATGGCTGGAGAAAATCCTCAGTGACCTGCGG GTGTCGCACAAAAGGGTGCCCAGCGGGCAGGCCGAACGGAGCCTCTTCCTGACGGCGGTGGAGAACTCCTGGATACACGTGCGCCAGAAGCGCCGTGACCAGTGGCGACAGCTGCGGGAGCTGCCCAGGGCGCCCCCATGTGCCGGCAGTGCAGCACCACACACTGCAGAGAGTGAACCTCAACCTGAAAACCCAGAATCCCCGGAAAATCACGCGATTGTTGGGGTGGAATTGGAAACGGGCAAAAGTGAAGCCAACGAGGACTCTGTTGCGGCCCAAGCCGCGCATGCGGGGCCTCTCACCCAGGAAGTGCTTTGCAATACACAGGAAGTAGATCCTGATAAGCAGGAAGTGGCCCCTGCTCCAGGCTCAAGCATGACATCCCACAGTCCCGGTGCAAGCCAGCCATTCTTGTTTAAGTGCCTGACCAACGTGAAGCTAGAGGGGGCTGGAGAGCTAGCAgaagaggacgaggaggagggaGATGTGATCGTGCAGATGCACTGGGTAGAGGGCCTGAACCGTGATCTGATGAACCAGCTGTGCACCTACCTGAAGAACACTCTTCTTCGACTTGCCTCCAGCCCCCTGTGA
- the mettl16 gene encoding RNA N6-adenosine-methyltransferase mettl16 isoform X2 produces MSIPTCPAESRLLQGLLPVGHAWNNSWVVTRLNFKDPEAVRALTCTLLKEDFGLTIEIPLERLIPTVPLRLNYIHWVEDLIGAGPGDAPRRGIDIGTGASCIYPLLGATMNGWFFLATEVDNVCFSYAKKNVEQNSMSDLIKVVKVPQKTLLMDALKEESALVYDFCMCNPPFFANQLEAKGVNSRNSRRPPPSSVNTGGVTEIMAEGGELEFVKRIIHDSLQLKKRLRWYSCMLGKKCSLAPLKEELRKQGVPKVTHTEFCQGRTMRWALAWSFYEDVSVPSPPSKKRKLEKARKPLSFSLLLPTVKLLRARAPSIGCSTLGSLSVVTAWLEKILSDLRVSHKRVPSGQAERSLFLTAVENSWIHVRQKRRDQWRQLRELPRAPPCAGSAAPHTAESEPQPENPESPENHAIVGVELETGKSEANEDSVAAQAAHAGPLTQEVLCNTQEVDPDKQEVAPAPGSSMTSHSPGASQPFLFKCLTNVKLEGAGELAEEDEEEGDVIVQMHWVEGLNRDLMNQLCTYLKNTLLRLASSPL; encoded by the exons ATGTCCATACCAACCTGTCCGGCCGAGTCGC GTCTGCTTCAGGGCCTCTtaccagtgggacatgcctggaacaACTCTTGGGTTGTGACCAG GCTGAACTTTAAGGATCCTGAGGCAGTGCGTGCCCTGACCTGCACACTCCTGAAAGAGGACTTTGGGCTGACCATTGAGATTCCACTAGAACGTCTGATCCCCACTGTCCCACTACGGCTCAACTATATCCACTGGGTGGAGGACCTGATCGGAGCCGGCCCAGGCGATGCCCCCCGCCGGGGAATTGACATTG GGACTGGAGCCTCGTGCATCTACCCCCTTTTGGGAGCCACCATGAATGGCTGGTTCTTCCTGGCCACTGAGGTGGACAACGTCTGCTTCAGCTACGCCAAGAAGAACGTGGAGCAGAACAGCATGTCTGACCTCATCAAAG TGGTCAAGGTTCCTCAGAAGACCTTGCTAATGGACGCCCTGAAGGAGGAGTCAGCCCTCGTTTATGACTTCTGCATGTGCAACCCACCCTTCTTCGCCAATCAGCTGGAGGCCAAG GGCGTGAACTCGAGGAACTCGCGGaggcccccacccagctctgtgAACACCGGGGGCGTGACAGAGATCATGGCCGAGGGGGGCGAGCTGGAATTCGTCAAGAGGATTATCCATGACAGCCTGCAGCTGAAGAAGAGGCTGAG GTGGTACAGTTGCATGCTTGGAAAGAAGTGCAGCCTGGCGCCTTTGAAGGAAGAGCTGAGGAAGCAGGGG GTACCCaaggtgacccacacagagttTTGTCAGGGCCGGACCATGCGATGGGCACTGGCATGGAGTTTCTACGAGGACGTCAGCGTGCCG TCTCCGCCGTCAAAGAAGAGGAAACTGGAGAAGGCCCGCAAGCCTCTGTCTTTCTCATTGCTGCTTCCTACCGTAAAGCTGCTGAGGGCTAGGGCACCATCCATCGGCTGTTCCACCCTTGGGAGCTTGAGCGTGGTCACCGCATGGCTGGAGAAAATCCTCAGTGACCTGCGG GTGTCGCACAAAAGGGTGCCCAGCGGGCAGGCCGAACGGAGCCTCTTCCTGACGGCGGTGGAGAACTCCTGGATACACGTGCGCCAGAAGCGCCGTGACCAGTGGCGACAGCTGCGGGAGCTGCCCAGGGCGCCCCCATGTGCCGGCAGTGCAGCACCACACACTGCAGAGAGTGAACCTCAACCTGAAAACCCAGAATCCCCGGAAAATCACGCGATTGTTGGGGTGGAATTGGAAACGGGCAAAAGTGAAGCCAACGAGGACTCTGTTGCGGCCCAAGCCGCGCATGCGGGGCCTCTCACCCAGGAAGTGCTTTGCAATACACAGGAAGTAGATCCTGATAAGCAGGAAGTGGCCCCTGCTCCAGGCTCAAGCATGACATCCCACAGTCCCGGTGCAAGCCAGCCATTCTTGTTTAAGTGCCTGACCAACGTGAAGCTAGAGGGGGCTGGAGAGCTAGCAgaagaggacgaggaggagggaGATGTGATCGTGCAGATGCACTGGGTAGAGGGCCTGAACCGTGATCTGATGAACCAGCTGTGCACCTACCTGAAGAACACTCTTCTTCGACTTGCCTCCAGCCCCCTGTGA